From one Sphingomonas naphthae genomic stretch:
- a CDS encoding DUF190 domain-containing protein, with translation MTDTAILTSSEIGMLRIYMAPRDTAEPRKAWKLWSARPLYRELVVQAKAAGLMNAVAHYTHYGFSNHGPVLDQGAETSNPYLTMCVELIGHRADLELFCQRHAALLSTKVVIYKQLEHWSIEAPARPHQESKA, from the coding sequence ATGACTGACACGGCTATTCTCACGTCCAGCGAGATCGGCATGCTGCGTATCTACATGGCGCCGCGTGATACGGCAGAGCCGCGCAAGGCATGGAAGCTGTGGTCAGCACGCCCGCTCTATCGTGAGCTTGTCGTCCAGGCCAAGGCTGCCGGTCTGATGAACGCCGTAGCCCATTATACCCATTACGGCTTCAGCAACCACGGGCCGGTGCTCGATCAGGGCGCGGAAACGAGCAATCCCTATCTGACCATGTGCGTCGAACTGATCGGCCACCGCGCCGATCTTGAACTGTTCTGCCAGCGGCATGCCGCCCTGCTGTCGACGAAGGTGGTCATCTACAAACAGCTCGAACATTGGTCGATCGAAGCCCCGGCAAGGCCGCATCAGGAGAGCAAAGCATAA
- a CDS encoding phospholipase D-like domain-containing protein, which yields MRRPPEAARSWLLLVLFLPVPAFILYRLIGRAAFPSWRRDRFRRAAPERESAGQALMSSKSAPSRTAVLAQWLGGFPNCGGNALHLLEDYDGTIDAMVTAIDAAHVRVHLLTYIFADDRTGQKVADALGRAHARGVDVRVLIDALGSRPWAKRSLPMLADRGVTARLVLPVRFAALRRARSDLRNHRKLCLIDGRVAFVGSQNIVNRDFKPGIVNDELVARVEGPVVCALDAVFASDLFLETEQTIAALPVPDASGASELQAMPSGPDYRVPGYERLLVELVHEAQENITIVSPYLIPDEALLTALKNAVARGVAIDLVVSRVVDQRLVNLAQRSYYSELLEAGVRLHLYRDRLLHAKNVSIDGRMAVIGSSNADVRSFMLNAEISLILHDEASTGPLADVQRGYIRRSD from the coding sequence GTGCGGCGTCCGCCCGAAGCGGCGCGCAGTTGGCTGCTTCTCGTGCTGTTCTTGCCGGTGCCCGCCTTCATCCTGTACCGCCTGATCGGCCGGGCCGCGTTCCCATCCTGGCGGCGGGACCGCTTCAGGCGGGCGGCGCCGGAGCGGGAGAGTGCCGGGCAGGCGCTGATGAGCAGCAAAAGCGCGCCTTCCCGGACAGCTGTGCTTGCACAATGGCTGGGCGGTTTTCCAAACTGTGGGGGCAACGCCCTCCATCTGCTTGAGGACTATGACGGCACGATCGACGCTATGGTGACGGCGATAGATGCAGCCCATGTTCGGGTGCATCTGCTGACCTACATCTTCGCAGACGACCGGACGGGACAGAAAGTCGCAGATGCCCTTGGCCGCGCACATGCACGCGGCGTCGATGTCCGCGTCCTGATCGATGCGCTGGGCTCGCGCCCTTGGGCAAAACGCAGCCTACCGATGCTGGCGGACCGAGGCGTCACTGCCCGCCTGGTCCTGCCGGTTCGCTTCGCGGCGCTTCGCCGTGCGCGAAGCGATCTGCGCAATCACCGCAAGCTGTGCCTGATCGATGGCAGGGTCGCTTTCGTAGGGTCGCAGAATATTGTGAACCGCGATTTCAAGCCCGGGATCGTAAATGACGAACTCGTAGCGCGGGTTGAAGGCCCGGTTGTCTGCGCGCTCGATGCGGTCTTTGCCAGCGACTTGTTCCTTGAGACCGAACAGACCATCGCGGCCTTGCCCGTGCCCGATGCCTCAGGCGCCTCAGAATTGCAGGCGATGCCCAGTGGGCCAGACTACCGCGTGCCCGGCTATGAGCGATTGCTCGTCGAACTCGTTCACGAGGCGCAAGAGAATATCACCATTGTCTCGCCCTATCTGATCCCAGACGAAGCCCTGCTGACCGCGCTCAAGAACGCGGTCGCACGCGGCGTCGCGATCGACCTCGTCGTTTCGCGTGTCGTGGACCAGCGGCTCGTGAACCTTGCCCAGCGATCCTATTATAGCGAACTGCTCGAGGCGGGCGTACGCCTCCACCTCTACCGCGACAGGTTGCTGCACGCGAAGAACGTATCGATCGATGGCCGCATGGCCGTCATCGGATCCAGCAATGCCGATGTTCGCTCCTTCATGCTGAATGCCGAGATCAGCCTGATCTTGCATGATGAAGCGTCCACCGGACCTCTCGCGGATGTCCAACGGGGATACATCCGCCGAAGCGACTGA
- a CDS encoding uracil-DNA glycosylase — protein MAWLDDPALIAERRAALGAPHIAPLEIWREGLVGAGHTVPHFDPFDGGIDARLLLLLETPGPGPDRTRFVSRDNPSGTARNLRRYLEAAGIARMDIVQWNCVPWIVHAPGARNRALRRTEIAEGLATLPDLLAKLPGVRVCILAGRVAAGAEALIEEARPDVSVITMPHPSPANVCTSPDVSQRIESALLAARNALIK, from the coding sequence ATGGCCTGGCTGGATGATCCCGCGTTGATCGCCGAACGCAGAGCGGCACTTGGTGCGCCGCACATTGCGCCGCTGGAGATATGGCGTGAGGGGCTCGTTGGCGCAGGACACACGGTGCCGCATTTCGACCCGTTCGATGGCGGCATAGATGCGCGCCTTCTCCTGCTTCTTGAGACGCCGGGCCCCGGGCCTGATCGCACTCGCTTCGTGTCGCGGGACAACCCATCTGGCACTGCTCGTAACCTTCGCCGTTATCTGGAAGCGGCGGGCATCGCGCGAATGGACATCGTTCAGTGGAATTGCGTGCCCTGGATCGTCCACGCCCCCGGTGCCCGCAATCGCGCGCTGCGCCGAACGGAGATTGCCGAAGGTCTCGCAACGCTTCCCGACCTGCTTGCGAAACTGCCGGGCGTGCGGGTCTGCATCTTGGCGGGCCGGGTGGCGGCGGGGGCGGAAGCACTTATCGAAGAGGCACGGCCCGATGTGTCGGTCATCACCATGCCCCACCCTAGTCCGGCCAATGTCTGCACCAGTCCTGATGTCAGCCAACGGATCGAAAGCGCGCTGCTCGCCGCCAGGAACGCACTCATCAAATGA
- a CDS encoding DedA family protein: protein MTLEAILSQYGLAALFLGAGIEGETVVVLGGVMVHRGLIAYPAAIAAAALGSCIADQIFFALGRRFRDHRYVRRVQQKAAFRRAIDVFEQRPVLFVFGFRFLYGLRTVSPIAIGTTALPASRFMAINALAAVVWATVFVTLGYLFGEGIEAAFGRVRDVGHVLLPVLAVLLLVGLAAHFRHRRREVTAKD, encoded by the coding sequence GTGACGCTTGAAGCGATCCTTAGCCAGTACGGCCTTGCGGCTCTGTTCCTTGGTGCGGGCATCGAAGGCGAGACGGTAGTCGTGCTGGGCGGCGTGATGGTCCACCGTGGCCTGATCGCGTACCCGGCGGCCATCGCGGCGGCAGCACTCGGGTCCTGTATCGCGGACCAGATCTTCTTTGCCCTCGGCCGCCGGTTCCGCGATCATCGCTATGTTCGGCGCGTCCAGCAGAAGGCCGCGTTCCGCCGCGCCATCGATGTGTTCGAGCAGCGGCCAGTGCTGTTCGTGTTCGGCTTCCGCTTTCTGTATGGCCTGCGCACTGTCAGCCCCATCGCGATCGGCACGACCGCGCTTCCTGCCTCCCGCTTCATGGCTATCAACGCATTGGCGGCCGTGGTCTGGGCGACAGTCTTCGTGACCCTGGGTTACCTGTTCGGTGAGGGCATCGAGGCTGCTTTTGGCCGCGTCCGCGATGTGGGCCATGTTCTGCTGCCCGTACTCGCGGTGCTGCTCCTCGTCGGCCTCGCCGCACACTTCCGGCACCGCAGGCGCGAGGTCACAGCAAAGGACTGA
- a CDS encoding YncE family protein, with the protein MKKTLSIVSYTLPIAAALVALPANAQQVPNAQPDRAISAQDRFYTSDQFSNTVSVIDPSTNTLLGVIKLGDPTPANLSPLYRGQLLVHGMGFSPDRRTLAVVSIGSNSVSFIDTATNAVKHTAYVGRSPHEAFFRPDGREVWVSVRGEDYIAVLDGTTFKETGRIAVPNGPGMTIFSPDGKYGYVCSSFSPETVVIDTRSKRIVGRVKQDSPFCPDIAATPDGKQVWLTLKDVGKVMVFDAKPPFAVMKTIDTGPITNHVNIARTPKGQFAYVTVGTQNIVKVFRTDTFDQIASVPVGALPHGLWPSGDGSRIYVGLENDDAVAVIDTATNKVIATIPIGQGPQGVAYVPGAVPSGQGLDNLVPLAKAQGKAQVVLEGQGQSQVSLFDQGQVQILQAAVAGLAPKQTFTLGLAARQDGTGTIEPLAKFMTNPAGAAIVNAVGPIRQIVKDAAPAERRFLVIRSGAPDEAGAVVQRQKP; encoded by the coding sequence ATGAAGAAGACGCTGAGCATCGTGTCGTACACCTTGCCGATAGCGGCTGCCCTTGTCGCACTCCCGGCAAATGCGCAGCAGGTTCCCAATGCCCAGCCTGATCGGGCTATCAGCGCTCAGGACCGTTTCTACACCTCGGACCAGTTTTCCAACACGGTATCGGTCATCGATCCGTCGACGAACACGCTGCTGGGTGTCATCAAGCTCGGCGATCCTACGCCTGCAAATCTCAGCCCGCTCTATCGCGGCCAGCTTCTGGTGCATGGCATGGGCTTCTCGCCTGATCGCCGTACACTGGCGGTCGTGTCGATCGGGTCCAACTCGGTCAGCTTCATCGATACCGCGACCAATGCCGTGAAGCACACCGCCTATGTCGGGCGTTCCCCGCATGAAGCCTTCTTCCGGCCCGATGGCCGAGAAGTCTGGGTGAGCGTGCGCGGCGAGGATTATATCGCTGTGCTCGACGGGACCACCTTCAAGGAGACGGGCCGTATTGCTGTACCCAATGGGCCGGGCATGACGATCTTCTCGCCCGATGGGAAATACGGCTACGTCTGTTCCAGCTTCTCGCCGGAAACCGTCGTGATCGACACGAGGTCGAAGCGCATCGTTGGCCGCGTGAAGCAGGACAGCCCGTTCTGCCCGGACATCGCCGCCACGCCTGACGGCAAGCAGGTATGGCTGACGCTCAAGGACGTCGGCAAGGTCATGGTCTTCGACGCCAAGCCGCCTTTCGCCGTGATGAAGACGATCGACACCGGGCCGATCACGAACCATGTCAACATCGCCAGGACTCCCAAAGGCCAGTTCGCCTATGTCACGGTCGGCACGCAGAATATCGTCAAGGTGTTCCGCACCGACACTTTCGACCAGATCGCCTCGGTGCCGGTCGGCGCGCTGCCGCATGGGCTCTGGCCCTCAGGCGATGGCAGCCGGATCTATGTCGGGCTGGAAAATGACGATGCAGTCGCCGTCATAGATACGGCCACGAACAAGGTCATTGCCACGATCCCGATCGGACAGGGCCCGCAAGGCGTCGCCTATGTGCCCGGCGCCGTGCCTTCGGGGCAAGGCCTCGACAACCTCGTGCCGCTCGCCAAGGCGCAGGGGAAAGCGCAGGTCGTCCTGGAAGGTCAGGGACAGAGCCAGGTGTCGCTGTTCGATCAGGGGCAGGTCCAGATCCTGCAGGCTGCCGTCGCCGGACTGGCGCCCAAGCAGACCTTTACGCTGGGTCTGGCGGCACGTCAGGATGGCACCGGTACAATCGAGCCGCTGGCCAAGTTCATGACCAATCCGGCAGGCGCGGCGATCGTCAATGCGGTTGGCCCGATCCGGCAGATCGTCAAGGATGCCGCGCCTGCAGAGCGCCGCTTCCTCGTAATCCGTTCCGGCGCGCCGGATGAGGCTGGCGCGGTGGTCCAGCGGCAGAAGCCGTGA
- a CDS encoding universal stress protein, whose translation MVDRSPGKAASGEQSIKILSVIVGADSTATCLNAAVLAAQSVGDCTIEALNVVVDPGLLVAASEEVDMQRLREHWEGTASERSAACHTAFVAWTAGAAQDAPPVAWRTIVGDEQVVVTQEANNADLLVVIAHERNMDGGDALHAALFDSQKPVLIVPVSWKPQPGQSFSRVAAGLSDSDAARRAIEAATPWLEGATDVTAIRIGDAGDPALMLEALLDDAGIAHQLHVVPRSHENLGQQLLTEAHLAGADMLVTGAYRHNQLIEWFAGGTTRHLLAKADIPLLMVR comes from the coding sequence TTGGTCGATCGAAGCCCCGGCAAGGCCGCATCAGGAGAGCAAAGCATAAAGATCCTTTCCGTCATCGTCGGAGCCGACAGCACTGCGACATGCCTCAATGCAGCCGTTCTCGCAGCGCAGAGCGTGGGGGACTGTACAATCGAAGCGCTGAATGTCGTGGTCGATCCCGGCCTGCTCGTTGCCGCCAGCGAAGAGGTCGATATGCAGCGTCTGCGCGAACATTGGGAAGGCACGGCCAGCGAGCGATCGGCCGCCTGCCACACGGCTTTCGTGGCATGGACCGCAGGAGCCGCCCAGGACGCGCCACCCGTTGCCTGGCGAACCATCGTTGGGGATGAGCAAGTCGTGGTGACGCAGGAGGCGAACAATGCCGACCTGCTGGTCGTGATCGCCCACGAGCGAAACATGGACGGCGGGGACGCCCTGCATGCCGCGCTGTTCGATAGCCAGAAACCGGTGCTGATCGTCCCGGTTTCCTGGAAGCCCCAGCCCGGTCAGAGCTTTTCGCGTGTGGCTGCCGGCTTGAGCGACTCCGATGCGGCAAGGCGCGCCATCGAGGCGGCCACGCCCTGGTTGGAAGGCGCCACTGACGTCACCGCTATTCGGATCGGCGATGCAGGTGATCCGGCGCTCATGCTGGAAGCGCTGCTCGACGATGCAGGGATTGCGCACCAGCTCCACGTCGTGCCGCGCTCGCACGAAAACCTTGGTCAGCAACTCCTGACTGAGGCCCATCTGGCGGGAGCGGATATGCTTGTGACGGGAGCCTATCGGCATAACCAGCTGATCGAATGGTTCGCAGGCGGAACCACCCGGCACCTGCTCGCCAAGGCGGACATCCCGCTCCTGATGGTTCGCTAA
- a CDS encoding LysR family transcriptional regulator → MTLEQLRIFVGVAEREHMTRAAEALGVTQSAASAAIATLEARHDVPLFNRVGRGIELTEAGRMFLDEARAVLGRAATAELTLAEYGGLKRGTLRLVASQTIASYWLPSRLAQFHSRHPAIRVELAIDNSEGAAAQVLDGRAELGFVEGSIDQPALAHWKVGEDRMLLISGQAVDTIDEDWVRGANWIVREHGSGTRSSFEDVLRDRGIDPADLNIAMTLPSNEAVRSAVEAGAGVAVLSELVVRRALAAGHLHELPLAMPARPFEALRHKERYRTRAADALTELVKEFG, encoded by the coding sequence ATGACCCTTGAACAATTACGCATCTTCGTGGGCGTTGCCGAACGCGAACATATGACGCGGGCCGCCGAGGCACTGGGCGTGACCCAGTCCGCTGCCAGCGCGGCGATCGCTACGCTGGAGGCCAGGCATGACGTGCCGCTCTTCAACCGCGTGGGCCGCGGCATCGAACTGACCGAGGCGGGTCGCATGTTCCTCGATGAGGCACGCGCCGTTCTTGGCCGCGCCGCGACGGCGGAGCTTACCCTGGCCGAGTACGGCGGCCTGAAGCGCGGAACCCTGCGCCTTGTCGCCAGCCAGACCATCGCCAGCTACTGGCTGCCCTCGCGCTTGGCTCAGTTTCACAGCCGCCACCCCGCGATCCGCGTCGAACTCGCAATCGACAACAGCGAGGGTGCGGCGGCACAGGTACTGGATGGCCGCGCGGAACTGGGCTTTGTCGAAGGTTCGATCGACCAGCCCGCACTCGCCCACTGGAAAGTCGGCGAGGACCGGATGCTGCTGATCTCGGGGCAGGCTGTCGATACCATCGATGAGGACTGGGTGCGCGGCGCCAACTGGATCGTGCGGGAGCACGGGTCCGGCACACGGTCGAGTTTCGAGGATGTCCTGCGTGATCGCGGTATCGATCCGGCAGACCTGAACATCGCCATGACGCTGCCGTCCAACGAAGCCGTACGGTCCGCTGTCGAGGCCGGCGCCGGTGTCGCGGTCCTTTCCGAACTGGTGGTGCGCCGCGCACTTGCTGCAGGGCACCTTCATGAATTGCCGCTCGCAATGCCTGCCCGTCCATTTGAAGCGTTACGCCACAAGGAGCGGTATCGCACCCGGGCAGCCGACGCGCTGACCGAACTGGTCAAGGAGTTTGGATGA
- a CDS encoding DUF305 domain-containing protein, which yields MTKGLHLKLLWGLAGLCAATASAAALAASSDGFASQMAASMERMHHAMMIAPSGDPDRDFAAMMIPHHQGAIEMAEAELRYGKDERLRRLAQGIIVEQRQEIAVMQDILAKKTGPAASAHHHMGDDK from the coding sequence ATGACGAAAGGGCTTCACTTGAAACTGCTATGGGGATTGGCCGGCCTTTGCGCGGCGACAGCATCGGCGGCCGCACTGGCGGCATCGTCCGATGGCTTTGCAAGCCAGATGGCAGCCTCCATGGAGCGGATGCACCATGCGATGATGATTGCGCCATCGGGCGACCCGGACCGCGACTTCGCGGCGATGATGATCCCCCATCACCAGGGCGCGATCGAGATGGCGGAAGCGGAGCTCAGATACGGAAAAGACGAACGCCTGCGCCGCCTGGCTCAGGGCATCATCGTCGAGCAGCGGCAGGAGATCGCCGTCATGCAGGACATTCTCGCGAAAAAGACAGGCCCCGCTGCCAGCGCGCACCATCACATGGGAGACGACAAATGA